A genomic region of Paracoccus sp. SCSIO 75233 contains the following coding sequences:
- the repC gene encoding plasmid replication protein RepC, with the protein MRHISMTPFGRQPVTAGLLATQALSEVPAPDDAPDKWALLRDLTVARLNYGVTDRDLAVLSALLSFHPAKELEDDDRLTVFPSNRALSERAHGMAESTLRRHIAALVRAGLIIRRDSPNGKRYATRDMTGSYDRIFGFDLRPLLVRSPEIAGMALAARQEALRLRRLREEVVIRLRDAGKLLEWALEQSIAVPAALHDAIADQRRRLRRKLDMTALEALAGDAEDILADISAIAGNETRNMDGSDDDNERHYQNSNPDIPCYEPCSEEQKAAGGEAELAIPLGLILKAAPDIKPYAQHPIRNWRDLVSVAGFVRPMLGISTDAWEEACRNMGEVTAAITLACILQRSGEIMRPGGYLRALSRKAAEAGFSPGPMVMALLRAENGRAV; encoded by the coding sequence ATGCGACATATCTCGATGACGCCATTCGGGCGGCAGCCGGTGACGGCTGGCCTGCTCGCAACCCAAGCCCTGTCCGAGGTCCCTGCCCCGGATGATGCGCCCGACAAATGGGCGCTGCTGCGCGATTTGACCGTCGCGCGGCTGAATTACGGCGTGACGGATCGCGATCTTGCGGTTCTGTCGGCGCTGCTGTCCTTTCATCCGGCCAAGGAGCTGGAGGATGACGACCGGCTGACGGTGTTTCCATCGAACCGCGCCCTGTCGGAGCGCGCGCATGGCATGGCCGAAAGCACGCTGCGCCGCCATATCGCAGCACTCGTCCGGGCCGGGCTGATCATCCGGCGCGACAGCCCGAACGGCAAGCGCTACGCAACCCGCGACATGACCGGCAGCTATGACCGGATTTTCGGCTTCGATCTGCGCCCGCTGCTGGTGCGCAGTCCCGAGATTGCGGGTATGGCACTCGCGGCCCGGCAGGAGGCATTGCGCCTGCGGCGGCTGCGCGAGGAGGTGGTGATCCGGCTGCGCGATGCGGGCAAGCTGCTGGAATGGGCGCTGGAGCAATCCATTGCGGTCCCTGCGGCGCTGCACGATGCCATCGCAGACCAGCGCCGCCGTCTTCGTCGCAAGCTGGACATGACCGCGCTGGAGGCGCTTGCAGGCGATGCCGAGGATATTCTGGCGGATATTTCAGCGATTGCAGGCAACGAAACAAGGAATATGGACGGCAGTGACGACGATAATGAGCGGCACTATCAGAATTCAAACCCAGATATACCTTGTTATGAACCTTGCTCAGAAGAGCAAAAGGCGGCGGGTGGCGAGGCCGAGCTTGCCATTCCGCTGGGGCTGATCCTGAAAGCTGCGCCGGATATCAAACCCTATGCGCAGCATCCGATCCGAAACTGGCGCGATCTGGTCAGCGTGGCCGGTTTCGTCCGACCGATGCTGGGGATTTCAACCGATGCCTGGGAGGAAGCCTGCCGCAATATGGGCGAGGTCACGGCCGCGATTACGCTCGCCTGCATCCTGCAACGATCCGGCGAGATCATGCGGCCCGGCGGCTATCTCCGCGCGCTGAGTCGAAAAGCGGCGGAGGCGGGGTTCTCGCCGGGACCAATGGTGATGGCGTTGCTGAGGGCAGAGAATGGCCGCGCGG